The following are encoded in a window of Alosa sapidissima isolate fAloSap1 chromosome 10, fAloSap1.pri, whole genome shotgun sequence genomic DNA:
- the LOC121721238 gene encoding zinc transporter ZIP1-like yields MEETSASIPGLEIKLGALFVLLSATLLFGLAPLCIIRGTGRWSTNPEIRHKVLSYVSCFAGGVFLATCLLDLIPDYLAEINRAFQNVGITLHFPLPEFIMAMGFFMVLVMEQIVLALRDESGNISEERQALLVGSGIQAHDKDHPRHTHQVASSSHARTELSRRGSGTDGVHLHVDFNSHSAIRAFILVFSLSLHSVFEGLAVGLQQDSQQVLEICLALLIHKSIIAFSLSLKLAQSRLKRAAVVGSLLLFSIMSPLGMALGIGLTEMKSTPQHQLARSTLEGLASGTFIYITFMEILPHELGSPKDRIPKVALLLTGFAVVTGVLFIKL; encoded by the exons ATGGAGGAGACATCTGCCTCAATTCCCGGACTGGAGATAAAATTAGGCGCCCTGTTTGTGCTGCTCTCAGCAACACTCCTCTTCGGCTTGGCCCCTTTGTGCATCATACGGGGCACAGGACGCTGGAGCACAAACCCAG AAATCCGACACAAAGTGTTGAGCTATGTAAGCTGCTTTGCTGGTGGAGTGTTTTTGGCCACCTGTTTATTGGACCTCATCCCTGACTATCTGGCAGAGATAAACCGGGCATTCCAAAATGTTGGCATTACG CTGCATTTCCCTCTCCCTGAGTTCATCATGGCCATGGGGTTCTTTATGGTCTTGGTAATGGAGCAGATTGTCTTAGCCCTCAGAGATGAGTCTGGGAACATCTCAGAAGAGAGACAAGCGCTGTTGGTTGGGTCTGGCATTCAAGCACATGACAAAGACCacccgagacacacacaccaagtggcTTCATCCAGCCACGCACGGACAGAACTCAGCAGGCGAGGCTCCGGCACAGATGGTGTCCATCTCCATGTTGATTTTAACTCGCACTCTGCCATCCGCGCCTTCATCCTGgtattctccctctcccttcactCTGTGTTTGAAGGCCTGGCAGTAGGACTACAACAAGACTCGCAGCAGGTCCTGGAAATCTGCCTGGCCTTGCTAATCCACAAGAGTATCATCGCCTTCAGCCTTTCCCTAAAGCTGGCTCAGAGTCGGCTAAAACGGGCTGCAGTTGTAGGGagtctcctgctcttctccatCATGTCCCCACTGGGCATGGCATTGGGCATCGGCCTGACGGAGATGAAGTCTACGCCACAGCACCAACTGGCTCGGTCCACCCTGGAAGGCCTGGCTTCTGGAACCTTCATCTACATCACCTTCATGGAGATCCTGCCACATGAGCTCGGCTCTCCCAAGGATCGCATCCCAAAGGTGGCACTGTTGCTCACTGGTTTTGCTGTCGTGACTGGAGTGCTGTTTATCAAACTGTAA